CCCGATGGCACTCAGCCCTCGACAACCGCGAGGATGTCATCCTCACGCATCAAGAGGACCTTGCGGTCGCCGTCGAGCTTGAATTCTTCGCCGGCATAGCTGGTGAAGATCACCGCGTCGCCGACCTTCACCGACAGCGGCTTCTTGGTGCCGTCCTTGGAGGTCGTACCGTCTCCGACCGCGACCACCTTGCCCTTCTGGGGCTTGTCCTTGGCCGTATCCGGCAGAACGATGCCGCCGGCGGTCGTCTCCTTGGCTTCCTCCCGCTCGACCACCACTCGATTGCCCAGCGGCTGGATGTTCATCGCGACCTGCTCTCCTCGCTCGGCGATGCGCCCGAGCCTCGCACGATTCGTAAAATCACAATCGTTGACCCGATGGAGCCTCCTGCCAAATTCGTCCCCCTCTGGACGCGGCCGGCCCCACTCGTCGGCCACCGTCAGAGGCAACCCGCGTGCCCATCGCAATCGCAATTCGCAAGTTGATTTGGGGTTGAAAGTTGCGTCGATTGTTCGCGTTGGCGTCCCGA
This genomic interval from Tautonia rosea contains the following:
- the groES gene encoding co-chaperone GroES translates to MNIQPLGNRVVVEREEAKETTAGGIVLPDTAKDKPQKGKVVAVGDGTTSKDGTKKPLSVKVGDAVIFTSYAGEEFKLDGDRKVLLMREDDILAVVEG